One genomic region from Branchiostoma lanceolatum isolate klBraLanc5 chromosome 7, klBraLanc5.hap2, whole genome shotgun sequence encodes:
- the LOC136439183 gene encoding Ig-like V-type domain-containing protein FAM187A, translating into MAVARVLTLFTMLIPTYISSTVLSTSLSNLTSSDNSSFNQTFVTQLVSPGTLVSRKSKAALFNQEFAKEVGRRSRRKEPTGTECPGLSIEKEIYMTQMLNLPCQCQPKGQKLLRWTFFPRGGEGEMSVWFDEDERLELGNKFDMTIRHAKVTDSGIYYCRDGDEILVLYDLTVKEPKAVKLSLVALKEDTLPNRTMGRMTMFTLWSPWGRCNRCGGSGERARIGICHVEGKDFPKHLGTVIACDSENLPAVAREVFGEEFNRPDERRVEFCTERCPKDRSLTVVTDSNGLVVSSVRRTGGIASRPTLPPPISRKTMFKMSGENITLTCPGEGMDSPVSWRNGSAVLTETELKKTTDGRIFVDIINSLNIHNLKKQDGNVYTCWMENRHVGTTKVFVRIPVAAEGWKKYSNYAGLVFVALVGLFITIMTLKHSRDKAFR; encoded by the exons ATGGCTGTGGCACGTGTTCTGACTTTGTTCACGATGCTGATACCCACGTACATCTCGTCAACAGTACTTTCCACTTCTCTGTCGAACTTAACGTCATCTGACAACTCTTCGTTCAATCAGACATTTGTTACACAACTTGTCTCCCCGGGCACATTGGTTTCGCGTAAGAGCAAAGCTGCTCTATTTAATCAAGAATTTGCTAAAGAAGTCGGTAGGAGAAGTCGACGTAAAGAACCCACAGGAACTGAGTGCCCAGGGCTGAGTATAGAGAAAGAGATCTACATGACCCAAATGCTGAATCTTCCCTGTCAGTG CCAACCAAAAGGACAGAAGCTCCTGCGCTGGACTTTCTTCCCTcgcggtggggagggggagatGTCGGTCTGGTTTGACGAGGACGAGAGGCTGGAATTGGGGAATAAGTTTGACATGACAATCCGACATGCTAAG GTAACCGACAGCGGCATATACTACTGCAGAGACGGAGACGAAATTCTTGTTCTCTACGATTTGACGGTCAAAGAGCCGAAAGCTGTCAAGCTAAGTCTCGTGGCTCTCAAAGAAGATACTCTGCCGAACAGGACGATGGGAAGAATGACGATGTTCACCTTATGGTCGCCATGGGGACGGTGCAACAGGTGTGGCGGGTCCGGAGAACGAGCCAGGATAG GGATTTGTCACGTCGAGGGCAAAGACTTCCCGAAGCACTTGGGCACCGTCATCGCCTGCGACTCTGAGAATCTCCCGGCCGTCGCTAGAGAAGTATTTGGCGAGGAATTCAACCGTCCTGATGAGAGGAGGGTAGAGTTCTGTACCGAACGCTGTCCAAAAG ATCGGAGCCTTACTGTAGTAACCGACTCGAACGGCCTAGTGGTGAGCTCAGTACGGAGAACGGGGGGAATAGCGAGTCGCCCCACGCTTCCCCCACCCATCAGCAGAAAAACTATGTTCAAGATGAGCGGTGAAAACATTACGCTAACGTGTCCCGGGGAGGGCATGGACAGCCCCGTCAGCTGGAGGAACGGGAGCGCGGTGCTCACAGAGACCGAGCTGAAGAAGACTACAGACGGGAGAATCTTTGTGGACATCATTAACTCCCTTAACATACATAACCTGAAGAAACAGGACGGGAATGTTTATACCTGTTGGATGGAAAATCGTCACGTGGGCACGACTAAAGTCTTTGTAAGAATACCGGTGGCTGCAGAGGGATGGAAGAAGTACTCGAACTATGCCGGGCTGGTATTCGTAGCTTTAGTGGGCTTGTTCATTACAATAATGACGCTTAAGCATAGCAGGGACAAAGCGTTTCGATAG
- the LOC136439184 gene encoding arylacetamide deacetylase-like → MSFMRFAGHVVRGYKTVGFGESLDIIRATFGKIQHPCPADDPRLDITHTTFGDVTVRLYQPKGRRLAPGLLYFHGGGWAFVNLDQAEHFNQYIAIKTGAVVVHVDYRLAPEHKFPAPLEDCLQATEYFLQHAEDFDVDPSRIGVLGDSAGGNLAAAVALKLNRPEKKNLPRLKFQSLLYPALQALDFRTDSYKRGDVIDILTIDMMTFYWCIYLTGSYARHKDFSNNSHVSPELRKRLYTLNGLRLKDNNLGLSLPDDMKDIVNPYFAPLVANDDDLRGLPPTYILTCGYDVLRDDGIMYAKRLESVGVPVTHDHLEGAFHGIAFMGFKPFSYSLGWKSLRKVVNILRENL, encoded by the exons ATGTCCTTCATGCGATTTGCCGGTCACGTG GTTCGTGGTTACAAAACGGTAGGGTTCGGAGAGAGTCTCGACATCATTCGGGCGACGTTTGGGAAAATACAACACCCATGTCCAGCTGATGATCCACGCCTGGATATCACGCACACGACGTTTGGTGACGTCACGGTACGGCTGTATCAACCCAAGGGAAGACGTTTGGCCCCCGGTCTGCTGTACTTCCATGGAGGAGGATGGGCCTTTGTTAACTTGG ATCAAGCTGAACACTTCAACCAGTACATTGCGATCAAGACTGGTGCGGTCGTCGTCCATGTCGA CTATCGACTAGCCCCTGAGCACAAGTTTCCAGCACCGCTCGAAGACTGCCTCCAGGCCACTGAGTATTTTCTCCAACACGCCGAAGACTTCGATGTCGATCCTTCCCGAATCGGTGTCCTCGGCGATAGCGCAGGAGGAAACCTGGCCGCCGCTGTCGCCTTAAAACTCAATCGTCCAGAGAAAAAGAACCTTCCACGTCTAAAGTTTCAATCCTTGCTATACCCAGCACTCCAGGCCTTAGACTTCCGAACGGACTCGTACAAACGTGGCGACGTTATAGACATCTTAACCATCGACATGATGACTTTTTATTGGTGTATCTATTTAACTGGCAGCTATGCCCGCCACAAAGACTTCTCCAATAACAGCCACGTGTCACCCGAGTTGAGAAAACGTCTCTATACCCTAAATGGTCTCAGATTAAAGGACAATAACCTGGGCTTGAGTTTACCTGATGATATGAAGGACATCGTAAATCCATATTTTGCCCCACTAGTGGCTAATGATGACGACCTAAGGGGTCTTCCCCCCACGTACATTCTAACGTGTGGGTATGACGTGCTGAGGGATGATGGGATCATGTATGCCAAGCGGTTAGAATCTGTGGGCGTTCCTGTTACTCATGACCACCTGGAGGGTGCTTTTCATGGCATCGCCTTCATGGGCTTCAAGCCATTTTCTTACAGCTTGGGGTGGAAGTCTTTGAGAAAAGTAGTTAACATCCTTCGAGAAAATCTGTAG
- the LOC136439179 gene encoding formin-H-like, with translation MLGKVEDRSGNPQQQPQECQQHGSMDTIQGSSNNDNTTAIHANELVSELTSHLEGTQVNPPSTELPTDYTPQSTDNRNHPGGRDLFKRRNGVFYSINEFESTTDAFGDGQNSVTHHTRCDLTDYVTVTSRFQGENYSPTLSNTVQMSRGSGRNALFVMDTTSRPVSLPLGTLGRSRARQSTTYDQHNTDLFATADSGKTEVFKATTTASLVSRDDTVKMATQLESGDTPPNKVNNASYIFSPQKCNISNDVSMESADLVKADKCPDFGARYRDEDFSCSEDKEIESSSEKACLLTGGHVPILQIASNTGGAIVPPPPPPPPPPSGYSSFSNVFSPTKPLIRPKSKMRPLFWKKIVFEGTSEDKQPESFWGTSEEPPIDADELERLFGVSASLDSEAVQFSMSPRHGKGKQVGKVLDDKRSRDVAIKISRLQMSKEEVQDAIYKMDAKKLDLDRLQGLYNMRATEKELSEIKRFKQENKDIVLDKPEEFLLQLAEVHNLQDRLECWIFTERFTETMFNLHQQMNSLMSACSELRQSEYLHAVLRLVLAAGNYMNGCTPRGQADGYQLDILTKLRDVRTKDKSGNLLQYIVRQYCRRSGDCCDPDGRRFRLPSPELMKTARQTCLKDSRKSVHSMGEGLKRVKGLVQKVLEGSEASTVTSFRCKMKPFLFHAELTLKREVRRLDEVEDTFKELLVFFDCKDPDLDDPLSFFEIWERFCQDFYDCWTDEQKRLAKEMFQNVENDKKARRNSTTTRELTECSKGSLLKARFSRQNSLTDLQDGEVAKSSENGVSTKHAETTARTFGTSIVSPKITSPDRPVLDDKWGSNTQTVHDKTDDDMNLLKTIDECQNRPTGCESSHNFSRPDDSSLVSASYVYLTDEPPILDDKESRGTSFSQRKASDDSAEVHGQPNMNWGYYEQGQARNHDSPDPAVRVMYQGSTLVVSL, from the exons ATGCTTGGAAAAGTGGAGGATAGAAGTGGGAAtccacaacaacaaccacaagaGTGTCAACAACACGGATCAATG GATACGATTCAAGGCAGTAGCAACAACGACAACACCACCGCAATACATGCCAATGAGCTTGTTTCTGAGCTTACCTCACATTTGGAGGGTACTCAAGTGAACCCTCCTTCTACAGAGCTTCCAACCGACTACACACCGCAAAGCACTGACAATCGAAATCATCCTGGCGGAAGGGACCTCTTCAAAAGGCGAAATGGTGTATTTTATTCTATCAATGAATTTGAATCTACCACAGACGCCTTTGGCGATGGACAAAACTCAGTAACTCACCACACACGGTGTGATTTGACTGATTATGTCACAGTGACATCAAGGTTTCAGGGAGAGAATTATTCTCCGACGTTATCAAACACTGTACAGATGTCCAGAGGAAGCGGTAGAAATGCGTTATTTGTTATGGACACAACCTCAAGGCCGGTAAGTTTACCTCTAGGCACACTGGGCAGGAGCCGGGCTCGACAAAGTACGACCTACGATCAACATAACACCGACTTGTTTGCGACCGCGGACAGCGGCAAAACGGAGGTTTTCAAGGCAACCACAACAGCTTCTCTTGTCAGTAGAGACGACACTGTAAAAATGGCCACACAGTTAGAGTCAGGGGATACTCCACCGAACAAAGTGAACAATGCTTCTTACATCTTTTCGCCTcaaaaatgcaatatttcaaaCGATGTAAGCATGGAATCGGCAGATTTAGTAAAAGCCGACAAGTGCCCAGACTTTGGTGCACGCTATCGAGATGAAGATTTTTCTTGCTCAGAggataaagagattgaaagcAGCTCAGAAAAAGCATGTTTGTTGACGGGAGGCCATGTCCCCATATTGCAAATAGCCAGCAATACAGGCGGAGCTATCGTACCGCCGCCgccgccccctccccctccaccaaGTGGATATTCTAGTTTCAGTAACGTGTTCTCGCCTACAAAACCACTGATTCGCCCAAAGTCAAAGATGAGGCCACTCTTTTGGAAGAAGATCGTCTTCGAAGGAACAAGTGAAG ACAAGCAGCCTGAGAGCTTCTGGGGCACATCAGAGGAGCCGCCCATCGATGCAGATGAGCTGGAGAG GTTATTTGGCGTGAGTGCGTCCCTTGACTCTGAAGCAGTGCAATTCTCAATGTCACCAAGACACGGCAAGGGGAAACAG GTGGGAAAAGTATTAGACGACAAACGATCACGTGATGTGGCAATCAAGATCAGCCGTCTGCAGATGTCCAAGGAGGAAGTACAAGACGCCATTTACAAAATGGACGCCAAGAAGCTGGACCTTGACAG ATTGCAGGGGCTGTATAACATGCGAGCCACGGAGAAAGAACTGTCAGAGATCAAACGGTTCAAGCAAGAGAACAAAGACA TTGTCCTGGACAAACCGGAAGAGTTTCTGCTTCAGCTGGCTGAGGTTCACAATCTTCAGGACAGACTGGAGTGTTGGATATTTACCGAACGCTTCACGGAGACAATGTTCAACCTACACCAACAGATGAACTCTCTCATGTCAGCATGCTCAGAGCTAAGACAAAG CGAGTATCTGCATGCTGTACTGAGGTTGGTGCTGGCTGCAGGGAACTACATGAACGGCTGCACACCGCGAGGTCAGGCGGATGGATACCAGCTGGACATCCTGACCAAACTGAGGGACGTCAGAACAAAG GATAAGAGTGGTAACCTCCTACAGTACATAGTGCGGCAGTACTGCCGGCGGAGCGGGGACTGCTGTGATCCGGACGGCCGCCGATTCAGACTCCCGTCACCAGAGCTGATGAAGACCGCCAGACAG ACGTGTCTGAAAGACAGCAGGAAATCTGTTCATAGTATGGGTGAAGGTCTGAAAAGAGTGAAGGGACTG GTTCAAAAGGTACTGGAGGGAAGTGAAGCCTCCACGGTGACGTCATTTCGCTGCAAAATGAAGCCGTTCTTATTCCACG CTGAGCTGACGCTCAAACGGGAAGTAAGGAGGTTGGACGAAGTGGAAGACACGTTCAAGGAACTTCTTGTGTTTTTCGACTGCAAGGATCCGGACTTG GACGATCCTTTGTCATTCTTTGAGATATGGGAGAGGTTCTGCCAGGACTTCTATGACTGCTGGACG GACGAGCAGAAGCGGCTTGCAAaggaaatgtttcaaaatgtcgAGAATGACAAAAAA GCCAGACGAAACTCCACAACTACGCGCGAGCTGACGGAATGTAGCAAGGGATCCCTCCTGAAGGCACggttttcccgccaaaactcACTGACTGATCTACAGGACGGCGAAGTAGCAAAATCGTCCGAAAATGGCGTTTCGACAAAACATGCTGAAACTACAGCAAGGACCTTTGGCACCTCAATCGTATCTCCCAAAATTACATCACCCGATAGGCCTGTCTTGGACGATAAGTGGGGAAGCAACACGCAAACGGTTCATGACAAAACTGATGACGATATGAACTTGTTAAAGACCATTGATGAATGTCAAAATCGACCAACAGGTTGTGAGTCATCGCACAACTTTAGTCGCCCTGATGATAGTAGCTTAGTGTCGGCATCCTATGTGTATTTGACAGACGAACCCCCTATTTTGGACGACAAAGAGAGTAGAGGAACCTCCTTTTCTCAACGCAAAGCTTCAGACGACTCAGCAGAAGTACATGGACAACCCAATATGAATTGGGGATATTATGAGCAGGGTCAGGCACGGAACCATGATAGTCCAGACCCTGCCGTAAGAGTGATGTACCAAGGCAGTACACTGGTCGTTTCTCTTTAG
- the LOC136438360 gene encoding putative neuropeptide Y receptor 11, with protein MANNSSHSVVNDSFIFENGSFSFHFDATWDHSLPVVIALCIVGLIGAVGNAIVAFVGLKRQQKTSAQCYIISLSLVDFVVCTVVIPLEIYNIINQYSFSNDGLCKTYIWLSDFTMYASFLIHVAVAVDRYWVMKTVRNTQAQMYHVFFNKTVTSSQVSIVIILVASGLISILGSVEFESMLLFGMRLFQPRDVARNSRGIVHVQRSIRDSAAETSPSKRSIVAPSC; from the exons ATGGCGAATAACAGTAGCCATTCTGTCGTGAACGACTCGTTCATCTTTGAGAACGGATCTTTTTCATTTCACTTTGATGCTACATGGGACCATAGCCTACCAGTCGTCATAGCACTTTGTATTGTAGGACTGATAGGAGCGGTGGGGAACGCGATTGTTGCCTTTGTCGGACTCAAGAGGCAACAAAAGACGTCGGCTCAATGTTACATCATATCGTTATCGCTGGTCGACTTCGTGGTCTGCACCGTGGTTATCCCGTTAGAAATCTATAACATCATAAATCAATACAGCTTCTCTAACGACGGACTGTGTAAAACGTACATTTGGCTGTCAGACTTCACCATGTACGCATCCTTCCTCATCCATGTAGCAGTGGCTGTGGACAGGTACTGGGTCATGAAAACTGTCCGCAACACCCAAGCCCAGATGTATCACGTTTTCTTCAACAAGACGGTAACGTCCAGCCAGGTCAGCATTGTGATCATCCTGGTGGCCTCCGGGCTGATCAGTATTCTTGGCTCTGTTGAGTTCGAATCG ATGCTGCTGTTCGGCATGAGGCTGTTCCAACCGAGGGACGTGGCCAGGAACAGCCGGGGCATCGTACACGTACAACGCAGCATACGCGACTCAGCAGCAGAAACGTCACCATCAAAAAGGTCTATCGTAGCGCCAAGTTGTTAG
- the LOC136439187 gene encoding 1,5-anhydro-D-fructose reductase-like isoform X2 — protein MAASGPTVVLSSGYKMPLLGLGTSQGAIVKPKPKEVLDSVKFAIDAGYRHIDTAWVYKNETEVGQAIKEKIAEGKIKREDVFVTTKLFLTCHQPDHVRESIVKSLGSLGLDYVDLYLIHSPICLKYGTNPSDIVQPTGNIEDLYDDVDYVDTWKGMESLVDEGLAKSIGVSNFNRQQLERLLQNCRIKPAVNQVELHPYLAEQDLVDFCKGKGIHLTAYSPLGSPGRHGKRHSAPRLIEDPCVAGMAKRYGKSPAQVLLRYHLDRGVSVIPKSMTPNRIQANFDIMDFSLSQEDLATLGGLDRKLRYVGGSDFNTHKYFPY, from the exons ATGGCCGCTTCTGGACCAACGGTTGTTCTTAGCTCAGGCTACAAAATGCCACTCTTGGGTCTGGGAACATCGCAG GGGGCGATCGTGAAGCCGAAGCCCAAAGAAGTGCTAGATTCCGTGAAATTTGCCATTGACGCCGGCTACCGTCACATCGACACTGCCTGGGTGTACAAGAACGAGACGGAAGTCGGACAGGCCATCAAGGAGAAAATCGCAGAAGGCAAGATCAAGCGGGAGGATGTCTTCGTCACCACTAAG TTGTTTCTCACCTGCCACCAACCAGACCATGTTCGCGAGAGCATAGTGAAAAGCCTGGGGAGTCTGGGACTGGACTAtgtggacctgtacctgatacACAGCCCGATATGTTTGAAG TACGGAACCAACCCTTCAGATATAGTCCAACCCACTGGAAACATAGAGGATCTTTATGATGACGTGGATTATGTCGATACATGGAAG GGCATGGAGTCCCTGGTTGATGAGGGCTTGGCAAAGTCTATCGGGGTGTCGAACTTCAACCGTCAGCAGCTGGAGAGGCTACTGCAGAACTGCCGCATCAAGCCGGCTGTCAACCAG GTGGAGCTTCATCCCTACTTGGCCGAGCAAGACCTTGTTGACTTCTGCAAAGGCAAGGGTATTCACCTGACGGCGTACAGTCCACTGGGGTCACCTGGTCGTCATGG GAAACGGCATTCTGCCCCACGGTTGATAGAGGATCCTTGTGTTGCTGGGATGGCCAAGAGGTACGGCAAGTCTCCTGCACAG GTTCTGCTCCGCTATCATCTGGACCGAGGAGTTTCAGTCATACCGAAGAGCATGACGCCCAACAGGATTCAGGCTAACTTTGAC ATCATGGACTTCAGTCTTTCACAAGAAGATCTGGCGACACTCGGTGGGCTTGACCGGAAGTTGCGCTACGTTGGAGGCTCAGA CTTCAACACTCACAAGTACTTCCCCTACTGA
- the LOC136438260 gene encoding putative aldo-keto reductase family 1 member C8 codes for MASTVPTVVLSSGNRMPFLGLGTFQLPPPKPEQLIDAVKVAIDVGYRHIDTAWGYGNEKDVGQAIKEKIAEGKIKREDVFVTTKLFLTFHRPEHVHESMMQSLGSLGLDYVDLYLIHNPMCLKYGTNPSEIFQPIGKIEDLYDDVDYVDTWKVSENKSMSPIHSWL; via the exons ATGGCGTCCACGGTACCAACAGTTGTTCTTAGTTCAGGCAATAGAATGCCATTCTTGGGCCTGGGAACATTTCAG TTACCCCCGCCAAAGCCCGAACAACTGATCGATGCCGTGAAAGTTGCAATTGACGTCGGCTATCGTCACATCGACACCGCCTGGGGGTACGGAAACGAGAAGGATGTGGGACAGGCCATCAAGGAGAAAATCGCAGAAGGCAAGATCAAGCGGGAGGATGTCTTCGTCACCACCAAG TTGTTTCTCACCTTCCACCGACCAGAACATGTTCACGAGAGCATGATGCAGAGCTTGGGGAGTCTGGGACTGGACTAtgtggacctgtacctgatacACAACCCGATGTGTTTGAAG TACGGAACCAACCCCTCAGAAATATTTCAACCCATTGGAAAAATAGAGGATCTTTATGATGACGTGGATTACGTCGATACATGGAAGGTGAGTGAAAACAAGAGCATGTCTCCAATTCACTCTTGGCTATAG
- the LOC136439187 gene encoding 1,5-anhydro-D-fructose reductase-like isoform X1, with protein sequence MAASGPTVVLSSGYKMPLLGLGTSQGAIVKPKPKEVLDSVKFAIDAGYRHIDTAWVYKNETEVGQAIKEKIAEGKIKREDVFVTTKLFLTCHQPDHVRESIVKSLGSLGLDYVDLYLIHSPICLKYGTNPSDIVQPTGNIEDLYDDVDYVDTWKGMESLVDEGLAKSIGVSNFNRQQLERLLQNCRIKPAVNQVELHPYLAEQDLVDFCKGKGIHLTAYSPLGSPGRHGKRHSAPRLIEDPCVAGMAKRYGKSPAQILLRYHLDRGVSVIPKSVTPSRIQANFDIMDFSLSQEDMATLCGLDRKLRYVAGSYFPTHKYFPYRL encoded by the exons ATGGCCGCTTCTGGACCAACGGTTGTTCTTAGCTCAGGCTACAAAATGCCACTCTTGGGTCTGGGAACATCGCAG GGGGCGATCGTGAAGCCGAAGCCCAAAGAAGTGCTAGATTCCGTGAAATTTGCCATTGACGCCGGCTACCGTCACATCGACACTGCCTGGGTGTACAAGAACGAGACGGAAGTCGGACAGGCCATCAAGGAGAAAATCGCAGAAGGCAAGATCAAGCGGGAGGATGTCTTCGTCACCACTAAG TTGTTTCTCACCTGCCACCAACCAGACCATGTTCGCGAGAGCATAGTGAAAAGCCTGGGGAGTCTGGGACTGGACTAtgtggacctgtacctgatacACAGCCCGATATGTTTGAAG TACGGAACCAACCCTTCAGATATAGTCCAACCCACTGGAAACATAGAGGATCTTTATGATGACGTGGATTATGTCGATACATGGAAG GGCATGGAGTCCCTGGTTGATGAGGGCTTGGCAAAGTCTATCGGGGTGTCGAACTTCAACCGTCAGCAGCTGGAGAGGCTACTGCAGAACTGCCGCATCAAGCCGGCTGTCAACCAG GTGGAGCTTCATCCCTACTTGGCCGAGCAAGACCTTGTTGACTTCTGCAAAGGCAAGGGTATTCACCTGACGGCGTACAGTCCACTGGGGTCACCTGGTCGTCATGG GAAACGGCATTCTGCCCCACGGTTGATAGAGGATCCTTGTGTTGCTGGGATGGCCAAGAGGTACGGCAAGTCTCCTGCACAG ATTCTGCTCCGCTACCATCTGGACCGAGGAGTTTCAGTCATACCGAAGAGCGTCACACCCAGCAGGATCCAGGCCAACTTTGAC ATCATGGACTTCAGTCTTTCACAAGAAGATATGGCGACACTCTGTGGGCTTGACAGGAAGTTGCGCTACGTTGCAGGCAGTTA CTTCCCCACTCACAAGTACTTCCCTTACCGACTGTGA